In a single window of the Micromonospora sp. WMMD1155 genome:
- a CDS encoding roadblock/LC7 domain-containing protein — translation MSDQQDLGWLLDNFAARASEVSHAIAISSDGLMVAATRDLPPDRADQLAATGSGLVSLLRGAAAFFDAGAVISNVTQLEGGFMFSMAFNDGASLLVLAAPECDVGKVSYEMTELANRIGDALTPAARAALARSR, via the coding sequence GTGAGCGACCAACAGGATCTCGGCTGGCTGCTGGACAACTTCGCCGCGCGGGCCAGCGAGGTCAGCCACGCGATCGCCATCTCCAGTGACGGCCTGATGGTGGCCGCCACCCGCGACCTGCCGCCGGACCGGGCCGACCAGTTGGCCGCGACGGGCAGCGGGCTCGTCAGCCTGCTGCGCGGGGCGGCGGCCTTCTTCGACGCGGGCGCGGTGATCTCCAACGTCACGCAGCTCGAGGGCGGATTCATGTTCTCGATGGCGTTCAACGACGGTGCCTCCCTGCTGGTGCTCGCCGCACCCGAGTGCGACGTCGGCAAGGTCTCCTACGAGATGACCGAGCTGGCCAACCGCATCGGCGACGCCCTCACCCCCGCGGCCCGGGCGGCGCTCGCCCGCAGCCGCTGA